From one Populus alba chromosome 17, ASM523922v2, whole genome shotgun sequence genomic stretch:
- the LOC118049834 gene encoding early nodulin-like protein 4, with amino-acid sequence MGSQRFSGSLFVMLVLGFLLGVSRGYKFYVGGRDGWATNPSERYSHWAERNRFQVNDTLFFKYKKGSDSVLIVSKDDYSSCNTKNPIKSLTDGDSTFIFDRSGPFFFISGNADDCNKGKKLIIVVMAVRLKPFPPTPYSPITPASSPQPTSSPPAVSPDARSPSDSAGPAQAPSTNSKSGSSGFTAGSLSVGLVLGASIGASFILGGFLRVV; translated from the exons ATGGGGTCTCAGAGATTTTCTGGTTCTTTGTTTGTGATGCTGGTCTTGGGATTTCTTCTCGGGGTTTCTCGGGGTTATAAATTCTATGTTGGTGGTAGAGATGGCTGGGCTACAAACCCTTCTGAGAGATACAGTCACTGGGCTGAAAGAAACAGGTTTCAAGTCAATGATACTCTCT TTTTCAAGTACAAGAAAGGATCGGATTCAGTCCTGATAGTAAGCAAAGATGATTACTCCTCATGCAACACCAAGAACCCTATAAAATCCTTAACAGATGGTGACTCAACTTTCATCTTTGATCGTTCTggtcctttcttttttattagtggCAATGCTGATGATTGCAATAAGGGTAAGAAACTGATAATCGTTGTCATGGCTGTTAGACTAAAACCCTTCCCTCCTACTCCTTATTCTCCCATAACACCAGCTTCTTCACCTCAACCTACTAGCTCTCCACCGGCTGTGTCTCCGGATGCTCGGAGTCCATCGGATTCCGCTGGTCCTGCGCAGGCTCCTTCGACTAATAGTAAATCGGGTTCGTCGGGTTTTACTGCTGGTTCATTGTCAGTTGGGTTGGTTTTGGGTGCTAGCATAGGGGCTAGCTTCATATTGGGTGGCTTTCTTAGGGTTGTTTAA
- the LOC118049832 gene encoding LOW QUALITY PROTEIN: switch 2 (The sequence of the model RefSeq protein was modified relative to this genomic sequence to represent the inferred CDS: inserted 1 base in 1 codon; deleted 1 base in 1 codon), which translates to MSLLTSFKALKEILKPCSNLSTTTSSSSSSSLTQPSFSQEPEPALTISRKPPKSSLSKQLQRLGEPFRPLSQQNDSLNARTQQPRIHKGLEMKPRXVKFEDRQEEEEREREFEDLGRTKLGQFQFEHTGPFEPLVLSLLGEVPVIRVPASINCRLLEHQREGVKFLYKLYLDNHGGVLGDDMGLGKTIQTIAFLAAIFEKDEESGESITLKGNQVGKKGPVLIICPTSVIHNWESEFSRWASFNVSLYHGTNRDLILEKLKAGGVEILITSFDTYRIHGNILSEVDWEVVIVDEAHRLKNEKSKLYLACLEIKTRKRIGLTGTVMQNKIMELFNLLDWVAPGSLGSREHFRDFYDEPLKHGQRSTAPESFVRKADKRKEHLVSVLRKYMLRRTKEETIGHLMMGKEDNVVFCSMSELQKRVYRSMLQLPDIQCLVNKDLPCSCGSPLKQVECCKRIVPDGIIWPYLHRDNPEGCDSCPYCLVLPCLVKLQQISNHLELIKPNPRDEPDKQKKDAEFASAVFGADVDLVGGNAQSENFMGLSDVKHCGKMQALEKLMFSWASRGDKILLFSYSVRMLDILEKFLIRKGHSFSRLDGSTPSNLRQSLVDDFNSSPSKQVFLISTRAGGLGLNLVSANRVVIFDPNWNPAQDLQAQDRSFRFGQKRHVVVFRLLAAGSFEELVYSRQVYKQQLSNIAVSGKIENRYFEGVQDCKEFQGELFGICNLFRDLSDKLFTSEIIELHEKQGKGDGQCSTTMQELPELGTCFLHPDQAAVTTSSACETSDNGDHESVTRKKPVLEELGILYTHRNEDIVNIGPGIRKNTEESIPGKDNINNPPVKRRRKPDDVGGKRNDLASKDWKKIQYSLLAQFMGMGEVEFSKWVLSATPSERENALRDYKKRKEKMPDG; encoded by the exons ATGTCTCTTCTCACGAGTTTCAAGGCCTTGAAAGAAATCCTTAAACCCTGCTCAAATCTTTCAACAACAACATCAtcatcctcctcctcttctttaacACAGCCATCATTCTCCCAAGAACCAGAACCAGCACTAACCATCTCAAGAAAGCCACCAAAATCCTCTCTTTCAAAGCAACTCCAACGTCTTGGAGAACCTTTTCGTCCTTTATCACAACAGAATGACTCACTAAATGCAAGAACTCAACAACCCAGAATTCACAAGGGCTTAGAAATGAAGCCCA TTGTAAAATTTGAAGATAGGCAGGAAGaagaggagagggagagggagttTGAGGATCTTGGGAGAACTAAATTGGGTCAGTTTCAGTTTGAACATACTGGACCCTTTGAGCCACTAGTCCTTTCTTTGCTTGGAGAGGTTCCTGTCATACGG GTTCCTGCTTCTATTAACTGCAGGTTGCTTGAACATCAAAGGGAGGgagtaaaatttttatataagttaTACCTAGACAACCATGGAGGTGTTCTTGGTGATGACAT GGGACTAGGCAAGACCATTCAGACGATTGCTTTCCTGGCTGCTATCtttgaaaaagatgaagaatccGGTGAGTCCATAACATTAAAGGGAAACCAAGTAGGTAAAAAAGGCCCTGTCCTTATAATTTGCCCCACTTCTGTTATCCACAATTGGGAAAGTGAATTCTCTAGATGGGCAAGCTTTAATGTTTCTCTTTACCATGGGACAAACCGTGATTTGATTCTTGAGAAACTAAAAGCTGGTGGAGTTGAGATACTGATTACCAGTTTTGACACGTACAGAATTCATGGCAACATTTTGTCAGAGGTGGATTGGGAGGTTGTGATTGTTGATGAGGCGCATCGGCTTAAAAATGAAAAGTCAAAATTATATCTAGCATGTTTAGAAATTAAAACGAGAAAACGTATTGGTCTCACAGGAACTGTTATGCAGAATAAAATTATGGAGCTGTTTAATCTCCTTGATTGGGTTGCTCCCGGGTCTCTGGGATCAAGGGAACACTTTCGAGATTTTTATGATGAACCTCTCAAGCATGGCCAAAGGTCAACTGCACCTGAAAGTTTTGTCCGGAAAGCTGATAAGCGCAAAGAGCACCTAGTGTCAGTTCTTCGTAAGTACATGCTTAGAAGGACAAAGGAGGAGACCATTGGACATCTTATGATGGGAAAGGAAGACAATGTTGTGTTCTGTTCCATGAGTGAATTGCAA AAGCGGGTTTATAGGAGCATGTTGCAACTGCCAGACATCCAGTGCCTTGTAAATAAGGATCTTCCATGTAGTTGTGGCAGCCCTCTAAAACAGGTGGAATGCTGCAAAAGGATTGTGCCAGATGGAATTATATGGCCCTACCTTCATAGGGATAACCCTGAAGGTTGTGATTCTTGCCCTTATTGCCTTGTTCTTCCTTGCCTTGTGAAACTCCAACAG ATAAGCAATCACCTCGAGCTGATTAAGCCTAACCCTAGGGATGAACCGGATAAACAGAAGAAGGATGCAGAGTTTGCCTCTGCTGTCTTTGGTGCTGATGTAGATTTGGTGGGAGGAAATGCCCAAAGTGAAAATTTCATGGGCTTGAGCGATGTCAAACATTGTGGGAAAATGCAAGCATTAGAAAAGTTAATGTTTTCCTGGGCTTCACGAGGTGACAAAATTCTTCTCTTCAGCTATTCTGTCAG GATGCTGGACATACTGGAAAAATTTCTGATACGCAAAGGGCATAGCTTCTCGAGACTTGATGGTTCTACTCCATCTAACTTGCGTCAATCTTTGGTTGATGACTTCAACTCTAGTCCAAGCAAACAG gtgTTCCTTATATCAACTCGAGCTGGTGGGCTTGGATTGAATCTTGTCAGCGCAAATCGTGTAGTTATATTTGATCCAAACTGGAATCCTGCCCAAGACTTGCAGGCCCAAGACAGGTCGTTTCGTTTTGGACAGAAGCGGCATGTTGTGGTTTTCCGCCTTCTTGCAGCTGGTTCTTTTGAGGAACTTGTTTATTCCCGTCAAGTGTACAAACAGCAGCTGTCAAATATTGCTGTTTCAGGGAAGATAGAAAACCGGTATTTTGAAGGCGTTCAG GATTGCAAAGAATTTCAGGGTGAGCTTTTTGGTATCTGCAATCTGTTCCGTGATCTATCTGATAAGCTTTTTACCAGTGAAATCATTGAACTACATGAGAAACAGGGAAAGGGTGATGGACAATGCTCTACTACAATGCAAGAGTTGCCTGAACTTGGGACCTGTTTCCTTCATCCTGACCAAGCAGCTGTAACAACTTCATCAGCATGTGAAACCAGTGACAATGGGGATCATGAGAGTGTTACAAGGAAGAAACCTGTTCTTGAAGAGTTAG GTATTCTTTACACTCATCGGAACGAGGACATTGTCAATATTGGACCTGGAATTAGAAAGAACACAGAAGAAAGCATCCCTGGTAAAGATAACATAAACAACCCTCCTGTTAAGCGGCGAAGGAAACCAGATGATGTAGGTGGGAAAAGGAATGATTTGGCATCCAAGGATTGGAAAAAGATCCAATATAGTCTCCTTGCTCAGTTCATGGGAATGGGGGAGGTTGAATTTAGCAAATGGGTTCTATCAGCAACCCCTTCAGAGAGAGAAAATGCGCTTCGGGACTACaagaagaggaaggagaagaTGCCTGATGGTTGA
- the LOC118049833 gene encoding uncharacterized protein gives MEGAAAGGKGTVTPFASMFPVNEAQKAAKRVGEKIGEKQKELVCIKEFVTENTNLINLVSRLPDELNHDIMVPFGKAAFFPGRLIHTNEFMVLLGDGYYAERTAKQTVEILTRRGKALDSQVESLMANMKDLKAEASFFDVTASEAAEGLVEIREDYVEENSWEKHSKSDEKNNDKKVAFEDDEYARIMSRLDELEKEELEAEDEEVDAEDDDESAVEQPDAADNDDESDMDEQTEAAESNSENHDNTQPKAKFNQFPHQIHPEIREPLQQTTAKALSNKYLPQQNITDTSNVLMQTPKSGFNSSKAFTGSIAESADTVSTNSGQQAVTSSQASVPAFDSSKGIIGSIVERADTIPKNSQQQAATSSQASKPAFDSSKAFTGSVVERTYNLPTSGQDAVSSQSSSSQPSKPVSRFKMRRS, from the exons atggaaggggCAGCAGCAGGAGGGAAAGGAACAGTGACGCCATTCGCGTCAATGTTTCCAGTGAACGAAGCACAAAAGGCAGCGAAACGAGTTGGAGAGAAGATTGGAGAGAAGCAAAAAGAGTTAGTCTGTATCAAAGAATTTGTTACTGAAAACACCAATCTGATTAACCTTGTCTCTAGATTACCTGATGAACTTAATCATGATATTATG GTGCCATTTGGGAAAGCTGCGTTTTTTCCTGGTAGATTGATACACACTAATGAGTTCATG GTTCTTTTAGGAGATGGTTATTATGCTGAAAGAACAGCTAAGCAAACTGTGGAGATTTTGACAAGGAGAGGGAAAGCTTTGGATTCTCAAGTTGAATCTCTTATGGCAAATATGAAGGATCTTAAAGCCGAGGCTTCATTTTTTGATGTTACGGCTTCTGAGGCTGCA GAGGGTCTTGTGGAAATAAGGGAAGATTACGTGGAGGAAAATTCTTGGGAAAAACATTCCAAATCAG ATGAGAAGAATAATGACAAAAAAGTTGCATTTGAAGATGATGAATATGCCCGCATAATGTCTAGGTTGGATGAGCTGGAGAAAGAAGAACTAGAAGCTGAAGATGAAGAAGTGGATgctgaagatgatgatgagagTGCTGTTGAGCAACCTGATGCAGCTGACAACGACGATGAGAGTGATATGGATGAACAAACTGAGGCAGCTGAAAGTAATAGTGAAAACCATGATAACACACAACCTAAAGCTAAATTCAATCAATTTCCGCATCAGATTCATCCAGAG ATAAGGGAACCACTGCAGCAGACAACTGCCAAAGCATTATCAAATAAGTATCTTCCTCAACAAAATATTACTGATACATCAAAT GTGCTCATGCAGACTCCAAAATCAGGATTCAATAGTTCCAAG GCTTTCACAGGCTCAATTGCGGAGAGTGCTGACACTGTTTCAACAAATTCTGGACAACAGGCTGTGACTTCATCACAG GCTTCAGTACCAGCATTTGACAGTTCCAAG GGTATCATAGGTTCCATTGTGGAGAGAGCTGACACTATTCCCAAAAATTCACAACAACAGGCTGCGACTTCATCCCAG GCTTCAAAACCAGCATTTGACAGTTCCAAG GCCTTTACAGGTTCTGTTGTGGAGCGCACATACAACTTACCAACATCAGGACAAGATGCTGTTTCATCACAG TCATCCAGCTCTCAACCTTCAAAGCCAGTTTCCAGATTCAAGATGCGGAGATCTTAG